A window of the Solidesulfovibrio fructosivorans JJ] genome harbors these coding sequences:
- a CDS encoding ribonuclease HII — translation MPARILIAGVDEAGRGCLAGPVVAGAVILPEAYDLPFLTDSKKLSAARREGLAPAIKAQAIAWAVGMAWPVEIDRINILQATFAAMSRAVRALRVRPEALKIDGNKRIPAAHLANIAAPPPQEAIIGGDLSVPAISAASILAKTSRDKLMTIFDRQFPGYGFASHKGYGAKAHLAALRELGPCRLHRLTFRGVLPEAARQMPLPGC, via the coding sequence ATGCCCGCGCGCATTCTCATAGCCGGCGTGGACGAGGCCGGCCGGGGCTGCCTGGCCGGGCCGGTGGTGGCCGGGGCGGTGATTTTGCCCGAGGCCTACGACCTGCCTTTTCTCACCGATTCCAAAAAGCTTTCCGCCGCCAGACGCGAGGGGCTCGCTCCGGCCATCAAGGCGCAAGCCATCGCCTGGGCCGTGGGCATGGCCTGGCCGGTCGAGATCGACCGGATCAACATCCTGCAAGCCACCTTCGCGGCCATGTCCCGGGCCGTGCGGGCGCTTCGGGTCAGGCCCGAGGCGCTCAAGATCGACGGCAACAAGCGCATCCCGGCCGCCCATCTGGCCAACATCGCCGCGCCCCCGCCCCAGGAGGCCATCATCGGCGGCGACCTGAGCGTGCCGGCCATCTCCGCCGCCTCGATCCTGGCCAAGACCAGTCGCGACAAGCTGATGACGATTTTCGACCGGCAATTTCCCGGTTACGGCTTCGCCTCGCACAAGGGCTACGGGGCCAAGGCCCATCTGGCCGCCCTGCGGGAGCTTGGCCCCTGCCGCCTGCACCGCCTGACGTTTCGGGGGGTCCTGCCCGAAGCGGCCCGCCAGATGCCCCTGCCGGGCTGTTAA
- the trmD gene encoding tRNA (guanosine(37)-N1)-methyltransferase TrmD, with protein sequence MHFTIVSIFPEFFDSFLSCGLMAKAVEAGVVAVDRINPRDFATDKHHTVDDRPYGGGPGMVMGLPTLVTTLRSLPKPGRLLMLSPAGRPLTQEIAAELATEEALTLVCGRYEGIDARIFDLFDITPVSVGDFVLSGGESAAACLMESVSRLVPGFMGKEASADEESFASGLLEYPHYTRPEMFEGLPVPPDLLTGHHAAIAAWRRRRSLETTLHRRPDLFDATILSDEDLDFLRAVPRARPGRNMHIALVHGPVLLKDGKVGTVSLTNLDVHDIARVSRTYGLGGFEVVSPLRDQLTLAGRIVGHWREGPGLAANPDRAEALSLVRLHEDLDAALVAVGKDHGQPPALIATSARGPATMSFAAARELIGKRPVLVVLGTGHGLADAVLDRADGILPPLRPFSDYNHLSVRAAAGILTDRLLGDIL encoded by the coding sequence TTGCATTTCACCATCGTCAGCATCTTTCCGGAATTTTTCGATTCCTTCCTGTCCTGCGGGCTCATGGCCAAGGCCGTCGAGGCCGGCGTGGTGGCCGTGGACCGGATAAATCCCCGGGATTTCGCCACGGACAAGCACCACACCGTGGACGACCGACCCTACGGCGGCGGTCCGGGCATGGTCATGGGCCTGCCCACGCTGGTCACCACCCTGCGCTCCCTGCCCAAACCCGGCCGCCTGCTCATGCTGTCCCCGGCCGGGCGGCCGCTGACGCAGGAGATCGCCGCCGAACTGGCCACGGAGGAGGCGCTCACTCTTGTCTGCGGCCGCTACGAGGGCATCGACGCCCGGATTTTCGACCTCTTCGACATCACCCCGGTCTCGGTGGGGGATTTCGTGTTGTCCGGGGGCGAATCCGCCGCCGCCTGCCTGATGGAGTCCGTTTCCCGGCTGGTGCCGGGATTCATGGGCAAGGAGGCCTCGGCCGACGAGGAAAGCTTCGCCTCCGGGCTCCTGGAATACCCCCACTACACCCGGCCGGAGATGTTCGAGGGCCTGCCCGTGCCGCCGGATCTTTTGACCGGCCACCACGCGGCCATCGCCGCCTGGCGGCGCAGGCGCTCGCTGGAAACGACCCTTCACCGGCGGCCGGATCTTTTCGACGCCACGATCCTCTCGGACGAGGACCTGGATTTTTTGCGCGCCGTCCCCCGCGCCCGTCCCGGACGCAACATGCACATAGCCCTCGTGCACGGCCCGGTGCTGCTCAAGGATGGAAAAGTCGGCACGGTGTCTTTGACAAACCTCGACGTCCACGATATAGCGCGCGTTTCCCGCACCTACGGTCTGGGAGGCTTCGAAGTGGTGTCCCCGCTTCGGGACCAACTGACCCTGGCCGGCCGCATCGTCGGCCACTGGCGGGAAGGTCCGGGGCTGGCCGCCAATCCGGACCGCGCCGAGGCGTTGTCGCTGGTGCGCCTGCACGAGGACCTGGACGCGGCGCTTGTCGCCGTGGGCAAGGACCACGGGCAGCCGCCGGCCCTGATCGCCACCAGCGCCCGGGGGCCGGCCACCATGTCCTTCGCCGCCGCCCGGGAGCTCATCGGCAAACGCCCGGTGCTGGTCGTGCTCGGCACGGGACACGGGCTGGCGGACGCTGTGCTGGACCGGGCCGACGGCATACTGCCGCCGCTTCGGCCCTTTTCGGACTACAATCATTTATCGGTGCGGGCCGCGGCCGGCATCCTCACCGACAGACTGCTCGGCGACATTTTATAA
- the rplS gene encoding 50S ribosomal protein L19 gives MNVIKQIEREQMRLDMPAFRPGDTVKVHLRIIEGEKERIQVFQGAVLRLRKGGVNSTFTVRKVSDGVGVERVFPMHSPFIERVEVVTQGKVRRSRLYYLRALRGKAARIKTRTTWES, from the coding sequence ATGAACGTGATCAAGCAGATTGAGCGGGAGCAGATGCGCCTGGACATGCCGGCGTTTCGCCCCGGCGACACCGTCAAGGTGCACCTGCGCATCATCGAGGGCGAGAAAGAGCGCATCCAGGTGTTCCAGGGCGCGGTGCTGCGCCTGCGCAAGGGCGGAGTCAACTCCACCTTCACCGTGCGCAAGGTGTCCGACGGCGTGGGCGTGGAGCGCGTGTTCCCCATGCACTCCCCGTTTATCGAGCGCGTGGAAGTGGTGACCCAGGGCAAAGTGCGCCGCAGCCGGCTGTACTACCTGCGCGCCCTTCGCGGCAAGGCCGCCCGCATCAAGACCCGCACCACCTGGGAATCCTAG
- a CDS encoding YraN family protein → MTPPPPSPPHLRLGRAGEDAATALLGGKGYAVLERNYRAKGGEVDIICRDGDTLVFVEVKTRGPGSLGRPDQAVTPAKRRRIALAAAAYLSERNLWEMPCRFDVVAIVARDGGHTATHMPDAFGVEDALDTRRFYQP, encoded by the coding sequence ATGACCCCACCACCACCATCGCCGCCGCACCTGCGCCTGGGCCGGGCCGGCGAGGACGCGGCAACGGCGCTTCTTGGCGGCAAGGGATATGCGGTGCTGGAGCGCAATTACCGCGCGAAGGGCGGCGAGGTGGACATCATCTGTCGGGACGGGGACACGCTCGTGTTCGTGGAGGTCAAGACGCGCGGCCCGGGGAGCCTTGGCCGGCCGGACCAGGCGGTGACGCCGGCCAAGCGGCGACGGATCGCGCTGGCCGCGGCCGCCTACCTGTCCGAGCGGAATTTATGGGAGATGCCGTGCCGTTTCGACGTGGTGGCCATTGTCGCGCGCGACGGGGGCCATACGGCCACCCATATGCCTGACGCCTTCGGCGTGGAGGACGCCCTGGACACGAGACGCTTCTACCAGCCGTGA